Proteins co-encoded in one Myotis daubentonii chromosome 8, mMyoDau2.1, whole genome shotgun sequence genomic window:
- the LOC132239383 gene encoding elongator complex protein 5-like produces the protein MLESLLGPGGLVLLRDSVEWEGRSLLKALVRRAALRGERVHVLGCEVSEEEFREGFDSGTNSRLVYHDLFRDPLNWSNAGEALPGGPLGVLRALCTRTGPGPVTIALDSLSWLLLHLPCTTLCQTLHALSRQDSRPDDSSPVERVRVLGLLHEELHGPGPVEALSSLAQIEVTLSGSGDQASAHILSRRPQHRPTHKIQWFTILPDFSLDLQEGSPLKSQPHPDPRTHPVDPTSHLTFNLHLSKKEKEAKDSLTLPFQFSSEKQQALLCRGLGQATSHIFYEPDAYDDLDQEDPDDDLDI, from the exons ATGCTGGAGTCGCTGTTGGGTCCCGGCGGCCTGGTGCTGCTTCGGGACTcggtggagtgggaggggcgcAGCCTCCTGAAGGCGCTCGTCCGGCGGGCCGCGCTGCG GGGGGAGCGGGTCCACGTCCTGGGCTGTGAAGTGAGCGAGGAGGAGTTCCGGGAAGGCTTTGATTCCGGCACCAACAGCCGGCTGGTTTACCATGACCTCTTCAGAGACCCTCTCAACTGGTCAAACGCTGGAGAAGCCCTTCCTGGGGGGCCCCTGGGAGTCTTGAGAGCACTGTGCACGAGAACAGGTCCTGGTCCTGTCACCATTGCCCTTGATTCTCTTAGCTGGCTGCTGCTTCACCTTCCCTGCACCACACTCTGCCAAACCCTGCATGCTCTGAGCCGTCAGGACTCCCGCCCTGATGACAGCTCCCCAGTAGAACGTGTGCGTGTGCTGGGCCTGCTACATGAAGAGCTTCATGGCCCAGGCCCTGTGGAAGCATTGAGCTCCCTTGCTCAGATTGAAGTGACCTTGAGTGGTTCAGGGGACCAGGCCTCAGCTCACATTCTCTCTCGGAGGCCCCAACATCGTCCAACACATAAGATTCAATGGTTCACCATCCTGCCTGACTTCAGCCTGGATCTCCAAGAGGGGTCTCCCCTAaagtcccagccccacccagatCCTCGCACACACCCGGTGGATCCCACTTCTCACTTGACCTTTAACCTTCACCTGtccaagaaagagaaggaagccaaAGATAGCCTGACCCTGCCCTTCCAGTTCAGCTCAGAAAAACAGCAGGCTCTACTGTGCCGTGGTTTAGGCCAAGCTACCAGCCATATCTTCTATGAGCCAGACGCTTATGATGACCTGGACCAAGAGGACCCAGATGATGACCTAGATATTTGA